The DNA segment CGGCCGCCCCGGCCCCCAGCGCGAGGGTGCGCAGCACACGTCCGCCCTCCCACATCCGGCCACTGGCGAGCAGACAGCCCTCGGGCCGGCCCACACGGCGCAGGCACTCCGCGAGCGGCAGGCCGACCTGGTCGAGGAAGACGCGGGGCGCCCAGCCCGTGCCGCCCTCCGCGCCGTCCACGGTGACGGCGTCCGCCCCCGCGCCCCACGCGGTGCGCGCGGCGTCCCCGATGTCACGACCCGGATGGAACTTCACCCATGTACGGGCCCTGGGGAAGTTGTTCCGCATGAACCGCAGTTGCTGGCGCAGGATCTCGTCCGTGAACGTGCCGGGCGTGGCACAGCGCAGCCGCCGGCCGTCGCCCTCGCCGAACACCTCGGTGACCGTGAACCGGGCCGCCAGCTGCTCCGCCTCCTCGCCGGAGACGACGGTCATGCCGCCGAGGCCGGGTTTCGCGCCCTGACCGGTCTTCAACTCGAAGCCCAGACGCCCCGATTCGAGGAGCGGCCGGGTGGCGGGGTCGCTGTAGAGGAGGTTCCAGACCTCCGAGTCGGCGTCCTCGGTGGACTGCTGGACGACGATGCCGCCGACCCCCTCGGGCGCCGCTTCGAGATACGCGTCGATACGGGCCAGGAGCGCGGAGCGGGCGCTGTCCCCGCCGCGCCGGTAGCCGTGGACGGGGACCATGTTCTCGCCGATGACCATCGGGATGCCGAGGCGGCCGGCCTGCCTGGACGCCTGGACGGCGAGGTCGCCGCTGCCCGCCCGGGTCGAGCCGAAGGCCGACAGGTACAGCGGGAGCGCGGCGGTGAACCCGCCGACCCGGGCCGTCAGGTCCACATCGCCGGACTCCGGCTCGCGGGCCAGGTCGATGAGCTTCTCCAGCCGCTCCGGCATGAAGACC comes from the Streptomyces sp. NBC_00525 genome and includes:
- a CDS encoding glutamate synthase-related protein; the protein is MSALGAAGFPEREIRARARRGTAEVFPDPGSYGAELFGPGDTAGGDALDRARIVPPVFMPERLEKLIDLAREPESGDVDLTARVGGFTAALPLYLSAFGSTRAGSGDLAVQASRQAGRLGIPMVIGENMVPVHGYRRGGDSARSALLARIDAYLEAAPEGVGGIVVQQSTEDADSEVWNLLYSDPATRPLLESGRLGFELKTGQGAKPGLGGMTVVSGEEAEQLAARFTVTEVFGEGDGRRLRCATPGTFTDEILRQQLRFMRNNFPRARTWVKFHPGRDIGDAARTAWGAGADAVTVDGAEGGTGWAPRVFLDQVGLPLAECLRRVGRPEGCLLASGRMWEGGRVLRTLALGAGAAGLGRAALIAVDEDPEHGLIRLADSIALELRLLTSALGKYAVAALAPDDLWWPGAAPLPAGPAAVGATP